The following are encoded in a window of Stigmatopora nigra isolate UIUO_SnigA chromosome 23, RoL_Snig_1.1, whole genome shotgun sequence genomic DNA:
- the LOC144181054 gene encoding prickle-like protein 1 isoform X2, producing MESIPAGRKGKAPVSFQRSSTSDDDSGCALEEYTWVPPGLRPEQVQMYFSYLPEDKVPYVNSSGEKNRIRQLLYQLPPHDNEVRYCQSLTEEENRELDMFGAQRKREALGRGTPKILPRALQHTRCQNCGGGINGGEMAIFASRAGPTPCWHPACFACATCRELLVDLIYFYHNGKILCGRHHAETMKPRCSSCDEIIFSDECTEAEGRHWHMKHFACFECGAMLGGQRYIMKDGRPYCCGCFESLYAEYCEACGQNIGVDHAQMTYEGGHWHATDECFCCGHCKTSLLGCPFLPKQGHIYCSKACSQGEDPQASDSSDSAFQSARSRESRRSVRVGKSSRPTEQWRGCQVLDAEAVGRELSRLGLDPREGFWRDGEEPEAAREEHPEEWAQHDDYMTQLLLKFGDRGLLQQIQQASLKDDANRPLSLSDPWLKPDEPTALTRSQSSERSRASPGPGAPGQKHLPEMCRAQSQDGLGDSAYGSHPGPASARKIQELELDQESAVAAAAGKAWPENRQWYQDTLECIADELRKAGQQRMGDSDDSLALSNITGASVDGDGREGTTVYSLHAMRQPSVEGCKKTGDVRSFHPSHLRRSQSPDSAQAERQSAQDGGLASLYGRAEPPPALRRSKSQSRPPQMVKFTEDTVDNGHRGGFQGDFRKRPMSERPQRRAFARYDAVGETGQRPGRGRRHRSRKSHSDLALNAPPPYRQNAADPRQRGGPARGDLPSERFTALYKDEDEWCSTCSSSSDSEEEGYFLGQPIPQPRAVGRLYVEDYPRVIAFPPQNYEPKTGGRKSRRSKNCIIS from the exons ATGGAGTCCATTCCCGCTGGGAGGAAGGGCAAAGCGCCCGTGAGCTTCCAGAGAAGCTCCACCTCGGACGACGACTCTGGCTGCGCGCTAGAAGAGTACACCTGGGTTCCTCCGGGACTTAGACCTGAGCAG GTCCAGATGTATTTTTCCTACCTGCCCGAAGACAAGGTGCCGTACGTCAACAGTTCTGGCGAGAAGAACCGCATCAGACAGCTGCTCTACCAACTGCCGCCTCACGACAACGAG GTGCGCTACTGCCAATCGCTAACGGAGGAGGAAAACAGGGAGCTTGACATGTTTGGCGCCCAGCGGAAACGAGAGGCGCTCGGGAGGGGAACGCCCAAGATCCTGCCCCGAGCTCTACAACACACTCGATGCCAAAAC TGTGGAGGTGGCATCAATGGCGGGGAGATGGCCATTTTTGCTTCGCGGGCCGGACCGACGCCGTGCTGGCACCCGGCGTGCTTTGCGTGCGCCACCTGTCGAGAGCTGCTGGTGGATCTCATCTACTTCTACCACAACGGCAAGATCCTCTGCGGCAGACATCACGCGGAAACCATGAAGCCGAGATGCTCCTCTTGTGACGAG ATTATATTCTCAGACGAGTGTACGGAAGCGGAAGGGCGACATTGGCACATGAAGCACTTTGCCTGCTTTGAGTGCGGCGCCATGCTAGGCGGCCAACGCTACATCATGAAAGACGGACGCCCCTACTGCTGCGGCTGTTTCGAGTCGCTGTACGCAGAGTACTGCGAGGCCTGCGGCCAAAATATCG GAGTGGACCACGCGCAAATGACCTACGAAGGCGGACACTGGCACGCCACGGACGAGTGCTTCTGTTGCGGCCATTGTAAGACGTCCTTGCTGGGCTGTCCCTTCCTACCCAAGCAAGGCCACATCTACTGTTCCAAGGCCTGCAGCCAGGGGGAGGACCCCCAGGCCTCCGACTCGTCCGACTCCGCCTTCCAGTCGGCCCGTTCTCGCGAATCTCGCCGCAGCGTCCGCGTGGGAAAGAGTAGCAGACCCACCGAGCAATGGCGAGGCTGCCAAGTCCTCGACGCCGAGGCCGTGGGCCGGGAGCTCTCCCGCCTCGGACTGGACCCCCGGGAAGGCTTCTGGAGGGATGGCGAAGAGCCGGAGGCGGCTAGAGAGGAACACCCCGAGGAGTGGGCGCAGCACGACGACTACATGACGCAGCTCTTGCTCAAGTTTGGGGACCGGGGACTTTTGCAACAGATTCAACAGGCGTCCCTAAAAGACGACGCTAATCGTCCGCTAAGCCTTTCCGACCCCTGGCTGAAACCGGACGAGCCGACGGCACTGACGCGGAGCCAAAGCTCCGAGCGTTCCCGAGCCAGCCCGGGTCCCGGAGCGCCCGGCCAGAAACATCTCCCGGAAATGTGCCGGGCCCAATCTCAGGACGGCTTGGGAGACTCGGCCTACGGGAGTCACCCGGGCCCCGCCTCCGCCAGAAAGATCCAAGAGCTGGAATTGGATCAAGaatcggcggtggcggcggcggcgggcaaaGCGTGGCCGGAGAACAGGCAGTGGTACCAAGATACTCTGGAATGCATTGCCGACGAGCTGAGGAAGGCGGGGCAACAACGCATGGGAGACTCGGACGACTCTTTGGCGCTGTCCAACATCACCG GCGCGTCCGTCGACGGGGACGGCAGGGAAGGAACCACGGTCTATTCCCTTCACGCCATGCGTCAACCTTCCGTAGAAGGTTGCAAAAAGACCGGTGACGTCCGGTCCTTTCATCCGTCTCACCTCCGCCGCAGTCAGTCTCCCGACTCGGCGCAAGCGGAAAGACAGAGCGCACAAGACGGAGGACTGGCGTCTCTGTACGGCCGTGCCGAGCCACCGCCGGCCCTGAGGAGGAGCAAGTCCCAGTCCAGGCCCCCTCAGATGGTCAAGTTCACGGAAGACACGGTGGACAACGGCCACCGGGGGGGCTTCCAAGGGGATTTTCGGAAGCGCCCCATGAGCGAGAGGCCACAACGGAGAGCTTTTGCACGCTACGACGCCGTCGGGGAGACGGGTCAGCGGCCCGGCCGCGGTAGGCGCCACCGGTCCCGCAAAAGCCATTCGGACCTGGCCCTGAACGCGCCGCCGCCGTACCGGCAGAACGCGGCGGACCCTCGCCAACGAGGGGGCCCTGCGCGGGGAGATCTCCCGTCCGAGCGTTTTACGGCTCTCTACAAAGACGAAGACGAGTGGTGTTCCACTTGCTCTTCGTCTTCGGACTCGGAGGAGGAAGGCTACTTCCTGGGCCAGCCCATCCCGCAACCCCGAGCCGTGGGACGCCTCTACGTGGAGGACTACCCCAGGGTGATTGCTTTCCCGCCCCAAAACTACGAGCCAAAGACGGGTGGAAGAAAAAGCCGTCGATCTAAAAACTGCATCATCTCCTGA
- the LOC144181054 gene encoding prickle-like protein 1 isoform X1, translated as MLFLERPHARVPERPSRGGTEMESIPAGRKGKAPVSFQRSSTSDDDSGCALEEYTWVPPGLRPEQVQMYFSYLPEDKVPYVNSSGEKNRIRQLLYQLPPHDNEVRYCQSLTEEENRELDMFGAQRKREALGRGTPKILPRALQHTRCQNCGGGINGGEMAIFASRAGPTPCWHPACFACATCRELLVDLIYFYHNGKILCGRHHAETMKPRCSSCDEIIFSDECTEAEGRHWHMKHFACFECGAMLGGQRYIMKDGRPYCCGCFESLYAEYCEACGQNIGVDHAQMTYEGGHWHATDECFCCGHCKTSLLGCPFLPKQGHIYCSKACSQGEDPQASDSSDSAFQSARSRESRRSVRVGKSSRPTEQWRGCQVLDAEAVGRELSRLGLDPREGFWRDGEEPEAAREEHPEEWAQHDDYMTQLLLKFGDRGLLQQIQQASLKDDANRPLSLSDPWLKPDEPTALTRSQSSERSRASPGPGAPGQKHLPEMCRAQSQDGLGDSAYGSHPGPASARKIQELELDQESAVAAAAGKAWPENRQWYQDTLECIADELRKAGQQRMGDSDDSLALSNITGASVDGDGREGTTVYSLHAMRQPSVEGCKKTGDVRSFHPSHLRRSQSPDSAQAERQSAQDGGLASLYGRAEPPPALRRSKSQSRPPQMVKFTEDTVDNGHRGGFQGDFRKRPMSERPQRRAFARYDAVGETGQRPGRGRRHRSRKSHSDLALNAPPPYRQNAADPRQRGGPARGDLPSERFTALYKDEDEWCSTCSSSSDSEEEGYFLGQPIPQPRAVGRLYVEDYPRVIAFPPQNYEPKTGGRKSRRSKNCIIS; from the exons ATGCTTTTTCTAGAG CGTCCGCACGCGAGGGTCCCGGAGCGTCCTTCCCGTGGAGGAACGGAGATGGAGTCCATTCCCGCTGGGAGGAAGGGCAAAGCGCCCGTGAGCTTCCAGAGAAGCTCCACCTCGGACGACGACTCTGGCTGCGCGCTAGAAGAGTACACCTGGGTTCCTCCGGGACTTAGACCTGAGCAG GTCCAGATGTATTTTTCCTACCTGCCCGAAGACAAGGTGCCGTACGTCAACAGTTCTGGCGAGAAGAACCGCATCAGACAGCTGCTCTACCAACTGCCGCCTCACGACAACGAG GTGCGCTACTGCCAATCGCTAACGGAGGAGGAAAACAGGGAGCTTGACATGTTTGGCGCCCAGCGGAAACGAGAGGCGCTCGGGAGGGGAACGCCCAAGATCCTGCCCCGAGCTCTACAACACACTCGATGCCAAAAC TGTGGAGGTGGCATCAATGGCGGGGAGATGGCCATTTTTGCTTCGCGGGCCGGACCGACGCCGTGCTGGCACCCGGCGTGCTTTGCGTGCGCCACCTGTCGAGAGCTGCTGGTGGATCTCATCTACTTCTACCACAACGGCAAGATCCTCTGCGGCAGACATCACGCGGAAACCATGAAGCCGAGATGCTCCTCTTGTGACGAG ATTATATTCTCAGACGAGTGTACGGAAGCGGAAGGGCGACATTGGCACATGAAGCACTTTGCCTGCTTTGAGTGCGGCGCCATGCTAGGCGGCCAACGCTACATCATGAAAGACGGACGCCCCTACTGCTGCGGCTGTTTCGAGTCGCTGTACGCAGAGTACTGCGAGGCCTGCGGCCAAAATATCG GAGTGGACCACGCGCAAATGACCTACGAAGGCGGACACTGGCACGCCACGGACGAGTGCTTCTGTTGCGGCCATTGTAAGACGTCCTTGCTGGGCTGTCCCTTCCTACCCAAGCAAGGCCACATCTACTGTTCCAAGGCCTGCAGCCAGGGGGAGGACCCCCAGGCCTCCGACTCGTCCGACTCCGCCTTCCAGTCGGCCCGTTCTCGCGAATCTCGCCGCAGCGTCCGCGTGGGAAAGAGTAGCAGACCCACCGAGCAATGGCGAGGCTGCCAAGTCCTCGACGCCGAGGCCGTGGGCCGGGAGCTCTCCCGCCTCGGACTGGACCCCCGGGAAGGCTTCTGGAGGGATGGCGAAGAGCCGGAGGCGGCTAGAGAGGAACACCCCGAGGAGTGGGCGCAGCACGACGACTACATGACGCAGCTCTTGCTCAAGTTTGGGGACCGGGGACTTTTGCAACAGATTCAACAGGCGTCCCTAAAAGACGACGCTAATCGTCCGCTAAGCCTTTCCGACCCCTGGCTGAAACCGGACGAGCCGACGGCACTGACGCGGAGCCAAAGCTCCGAGCGTTCCCGAGCCAGCCCGGGTCCCGGAGCGCCCGGCCAGAAACATCTCCCGGAAATGTGCCGGGCCCAATCTCAGGACGGCTTGGGAGACTCGGCCTACGGGAGTCACCCGGGCCCCGCCTCCGCCAGAAAGATCCAAGAGCTGGAATTGGATCAAGaatcggcggtggcggcggcggcgggcaaaGCGTGGCCGGAGAACAGGCAGTGGTACCAAGATACTCTGGAATGCATTGCCGACGAGCTGAGGAAGGCGGGGCAACAACGCATGGGAGACTCGGACGACTCTTTGGCGCTGTCCAACATCACCG GCGCGTCCGTCGACGGGGACGGCAGGGAAGGAACCACGGTCTATTCCCTTCACGCCATGCGTCAACCTTCCGTAGAAGGTTGCAAAAAGACCGGTGACGTCCGGTCCTTTCATCCGTCTCACCTCCGCCGCAGTCAGTCTCCCGACTCGGCGCAAGCGGAAAGACAGAGCGCACAAGACGGAGGACTGGCGTCTCTGTACGGCCGTGCCGAGCCACCGCCGGCCCTGAGGAGGAGCAAGTCCCAGTCCAGGCCCCCTCAGATGGTCAAGTTCACGGAAGACACGGTGGACAACGGCCACCGGGGGGGCTTCCAAGGGGATTTTCGGAAGCGCCCCATGAGCGAGAGGCCACAACGGAGAGCTTTTGCACGCTACGACGCCGTCGGGGAGACGGGTCAGCGGCCCGGCCGCGGTAGGCGCCACCGGTCCCGCAAAAGCCATTCGGACCTGGCCCTGAACGCGCCGCCGCCGTACCGGCAGAACGCGGCGGACCCTCGCCAACGAGGGGGCCCTGCGCGGGGAGATCTCCCGTCCGAGCGTTTTACGGCTCTCTACAAAGACGAAGACGAGTGGTGTTCCACTTGCTCTTCGTCTTCGGACTCGGAGGAGGAAGGCTACTTCCTGGGCCAGCCCATCCCGCAACCCCGAGCCGTGGGACGCCTCTACGTGGAGGACTACCCCAGGGTGATTGCTTTCCCGCCCCAAAACTACGAGCCAAAGACGGGTGGAAGAAAAAGCCGTCGATCTAAAAACTGCATCATCTCCTGA